Proteins co-encoded in one Cetobacterium sp. ZOR0034 genomic window:
- a CDS encoding sirohydrochlorin cobaltochelatase: MDFYKDLEKGAVVVAHFGTTHEDTREKTIDVINKKIKAEFPKLDFYQVFTSRIINRILAKRGIENLNTTQILEKLLVEGYKHVILQPTYIINGTEMEALKREVESFTDRFEDIRVGTPLLTSVEDYFHLLEVLEDEIGDLSKSEAVVMIGHGTEHPAHSTYPMLDYIARDLEKPIYVGTVEGYPGLDKVVKELKKDGKEKVTLMPLMFVAGDHAKNDIAEDWKEALEENGFEVSLNLKGLGEIERVQNIFIEKARELENIRPEDILVKKAEYARGRKASH; this comes from the coding sequence ATGGATTTTTATAAGGACTTAGAAAAAGGAGCGGTTGTAGTTGCTCATTTTGGAACTACACACGAGGATACTAGAGAGAAAACAATAGATGTTATAAATAAAAAGATAAAGGCTGAGTTTCCAAAATTGGATTTTTATCAAGTGTTTACTTCAAGAATAATAAATAGAATTTTAGCTAAAAGAGGAATAGAAAATTTAAATACAACTCAAATTTTAGAAAAATTACTGGTGGAGGGATATAAGCATGTAATCCTTCAGCCAACATATATAATAAATGGAACAGAGATGGAAGCATTAAAAAGAGAAGTTGAAAGTTTTACAGATAGATTTGAAGATATAAGAGTTGGAACTCCACTTTTGACATCAGTAGAAGATTACTTTCATCTTTTAGAAGTTTTAGAAGATGAGATAGGAGATTTATCGAAAAGTGAAGCTGTCGTTATGATAGGTCATGGAACGGAACATCCAGCACACTCAACATATCCTATGTTAGATTATATAGCTAGAGATTTAGAAAAACCTATTTATGTAGGAACTGTGGAGGGATATCCAGGGTTAGATAAGGTTGTTAAAGAGCTAAAGAAAGATGGAAAAGAGAAGGTTACACTTATGCCTCTTATGTTTGTTGCTGGAGATCATGCAAAAAATGATATAGCTGAAGACTGGAAAGAGGCTTTAGAAGAGAATGGGTTTGAAGTATCTTTAAACTTAAAAGGATTAGGAGAAATAGAAAGAGTTCAAAATATTTTTATTGAAAAGGCTAGAGAGTTAGAAAATATAAGACCTGAAGATATTCTTGTAAAAAAAGCTGAATATGCAAGAGGGAGAAAAGCAAGCCATTAA
- a CDS encoding ABC transporter substrate-binding protein, with amino-acid sequence MKKLFLFLLLTTLTFSSDSIRVVSTSQFTTEMLLAIGAEDYLIGTSFLDDEILPELQQKYNKIPVLAAGAPTKELFYSLNPTFLTGWQSIATPKNLGTIEELKENGVEVFFTKSQKTSNIDDIYEDILYFGKRFNLEKNANQVVKNMKSDIEEVKSKNLGKKKIKIFAYDSQESAPFVIGGNGIGNTMMEIAGAENIFRKSSFSFGTGSWEKILDENPLAIIVIDYGDKSYESKIDFLKNRSPISELEAVKKDRFIRIPLSYLSSGIKVSKGIEKISEGLSEEQK; translated from the coding sequence ATGAAAAAATTATTTTTATTTTTATTACTAACTACGCTTACCTTTTCAAGTGATTCTATAAGAGTTGTATCAACATCACAATTTACAACTGAGATGTTGTTGGCTATAGGAGCAGAAGATTATTTGATTGGAACATCTTTTTTAGATGATGAGATTCTTCCAGAGCTCCAACAGAAATATAATAAAATTCCTGTTTTAGCAGCAGGAGCCCCAACAAAAGAGTTATTTTATTCATTGAATCCAACTTTTTTAACAGGATGGCAATCAATAGCAACACCTAAAAATCTAGGAACTATTGAAGAATTAAAAGAAAATGGAGTAGAAGTTTTTTTTACAAAATCTCAAAAAACATCAAATATAGATGATATCTATGAGGATATTTTATATTTTGGAAAAAGATTTAATCTTGAAAAAAATGCAAATCAAGTTGTAAAAAATATGAAGTCAGATATAGAAGAAGTGAAATCAAAAAATTTAGGAAAGAAAAAGATTAAAATATTTGCTTATGATAGTCAAGAGTCAGCACCATTTGTAATTGGAGGAAATGGAATAGGAAATACAATGATGGAAATAGCTGGAGCTGAAAATATTTTTAGAAAAAGTAGCTTTAGTTTTGGAACTGGAAGTTGGGAGAAAATATTAGATGAGAATCCCTTAGCAATAATTGTTATAGATTATGGAGATAAAAGTTATGAGTCAAAGATAGATTTCTTAAAAAATCGTTCTCCAATATCAGAGCTTGAAGCTGTAAAAAAAGATAGATTTATAAGAATACCTCTAAGTTATCTATCTTCGGGAATAAAAGTGAGTAAAGGAATTGAAAAAATTTCAGAAGGGTTGAGTGAGGAGCAAAAGTGA
- a CDS encoding iron ABC transporter permease translates to MTLIFILGTIAVTVGSVSLSPLHVWKIIINKSLNREIFSIEWKKSTEMIVWNLRVPRVILSLLSGGGLSLVGILMQALTKNSLASPYILGISSGASTGAVISIVLGGLLGIGFSPGIGAFIFGTLTAFLVFYLAGNGGYSSTKLVLIGVAVSSLFSGVTTFLVTTAKNEAQLRGAMFWISGSLAGARWDSLTTLFIVLLISIGLISLKYRELNILIAGDELAETLGVDVKRLRFLIVMVSTFLTGFIVSATGVIGFVGLVIPHICRGFVGSNHKRLIPSAILLGAVFLLGTDTLTRAVFKTQEIPIGVITSMLGAPFFMSMLRKNSYNFGG, encoded by the coding sequence GTGACTTTAATATTTATTTTAGGAACTATAGCTGTTACAGTAGGAAGTGTTTCTCTATCACCATTGCATGTTTGGAAGATTATAATAAACAAAAGTTTGAATAGAGAGATTTTTTCTATCGAGTGGAAAAAGTCGACAGAGATGATTGTGTGGAATTTGAGAGTTCCAAGAGTCATATTATCTCTTTTAAGTGGTGGCGGATTGTCATTAGTTGGAATACTAATGCAAGCATTGACAAAAAATTCATTGGCAAGTCCATATATTTTGGGAATCTCCTCTGGAGCTAGTACTGGAGCTGTGATATCAATTGTTTTAGGAGGATTACTAGGAATAGGATTTTCTCCAGGGATAGGGGCTTTTATATTTGGAACACTGACAGCATTTTTAGTTTTTTATTTAGCTGGAAATGGAGGATACTCTAGTACAAAACTTGTATTAATAGGGGTAGCCGTGTCTTCGCTTTTTTCGGGAGTTACTACTTTTTTAGTTACAACAGCTAAAAATGAAGCTCAGTTGAGAGGAGCTATGTTTTGGATATCGGGAAGCTTAGCTGGCGCAAGATGGGATAGTTTGACAACTCTTTTTATTGTTCTTTTAATATCAATAGGACTTATTTCACTAAAGTATAGAGAACTAAATATTTTAATAGCTGGAGATGAGTTGGCAGAAACTTTAGGTGTGGATGTAAAAAGATTAAGGTTTTTGATAGTTATGGTGTCTACTTTTTTAACAGGATTTATAGTATCTGCAACTGGAGTAATTGGGTTTGTTGGATTGGTGATACCTCATATTTGTAGAGGTTTTGTTGGAAGCAATCATAAAAGATTAATACCGTCAGCAATTCTTTTAGGAGCAGTATTTTTGTTAGGAACAGATACATTGACAAGAGCAGTTTTTAAAACCCAAGAGATTCCTATTGGAGTAATTACTTCAATGTTAGGTGCACCATTTTTTATGAGCATGTTAAGAAAAAATAGTTATAATTTTGGAGGATAG
- a CDS encoding ABC transporter ATP-binding protein: MIKIENLDFKIDEKEILKNIRLKIKKREFIGIIGENGCGKSTLLKNVYRNYIPQKNSVYLDDIELNDYSVKELSRKLSVLSQNQKINFDFSVKEIVEMGRYNRSSLFASNSNEKDIDDALNQVGMLHLKQASFLTLSGGEMQRVLIARSIAQESEVLLLDEPTNHLDIRYQYQIMDLVKKLNKTVVAVIHDINIASRYCDYIFAMKDGEIKYEGTPENIITSEKINEIFGIEVEVIKHPKTQKPIVIFL, translated from the coding sequence GTGATAAAAATAGAAAACCTAGACTTTAAAATAGATGAAAAAGAGATTTTGAAAAATATAAGGTTAAAAATAAAAAAAAGAGAGTTTATAGGAATTATAGGAGAAAACGGATGTGGGAAAAGTACGTTATTGAAAAATGTTTACCGTAACTATATCCCACAAAAAAATAGTGTATATTTAGACGATATAGAACTTAATGATTATTCAGTAAAAGAGTTATCAAGAAAATTATCAGTACTTAGTCAAAACCAAAAGATAAATTTTGATTTTTCTGTTAAAGAGATAGTAGAAATGGGAAGATATAATAGAAGCTCTTTATTTGCTAGTAACTCGAATGAAAAAGATATTGATGATGCATTGAACCAAGTAGGAATGCTTCATTTAAAACAAGCTAGTTTTTTAACTCTTTCTGGTGGGGAGATGCAAAGGGTTTTAATAGCTAGATCAATAGCTCAGGAGAGCGAAGTTTTATTATTGGATGAACCTACAAATCATTTAGATATAAGATATCAATATCAGATTATGGATTTAGTAAAAAAATTAAATAAAACTGTAGTTGCTGTAATACACGATATAAATATTGCTAGCCGGTATTGTGATTATATTTTTGCTATGAAAGATGGAGAGATAAAGTATGAAGGAACTCCTGAAAATATTATAACTTCTGAAAAAATTAATGAGATATTTGGAATAGAGGTAGAGGTCATTAAACATCCAAAAACTCAAAAGCCAATAGTTATTTTTTTGTAA
- a CDS encoding M23 family metallopeptidase has product MKKGKKIFLGILVFLVTSIFYREITLKNIKTKEESIAIENKETPELGDVVQNGNLIVTIDSKENEEKADFEISNSPEAIELPRISEEVLALDDKELENQISKEWEEQEDKELIAIDETIDLEEKIVLEDIEYTIKKGDTISDLSKEYKIKSDYIYANNVDKNLRVLQIGKKINIPTEQGIFYSVKKGDTFEALSKRFEVDVTTIKEDNNIDRLLIGAKIFLREPKVSRYLNSFKQQYVKQNPMGSFANPLVAMSLTSSFGSRKHPVLKQVLNHAGIDLRAKTGTKVVSARDGVVSFAGRASGYGKLIIIKHSDGYETRYAHLSKIDVQKGQKVSQNQHIALSGATGRVSGPHLHFEIRKNGKIENPLTYLKF; this is encoded by the coding sequence ATGAAAAAAGGAAAAAAGATATTTTTAGGAATTTTAGTCTTTTTAGTAACATCAATTTTTTATAGAGAGATTACATTAAAAAATATTAAGACTAAAGAGGAAAGTATAGCAATAGAAAATAAAGAAACTCCTGAGCTTGGAGATGTAGTGCAAAATGGCAATTTGATTGTAACTATTGATTCTAAAGAGAATGAAGAAAAAGCCGACTTTGAGATTTCAAACTCTCCTGAGGCAATAGAACTACCAAGAATTTCTGAAGAAGTTTTAGCTTTAGATGATAAGGAACTTGAGAATCAAATCTCAAAAGAATGGGAAGAACAAGAAGATAAAGAGTTAATAGCTATTGATGAAACTATTGATTTAGAAGAGAAAATAGTTTTAGAAGATATAGAATATACAATAAAAAAAGGAGATACAATCTCTGATCTTTCAAAAGAATATAAAATAAAAAGTGATTATATCTATGCAAATAATGTTGATAAAAATTTAAGAGTACTTCAAATAGGAAAGAAAATAAATATACCTACAGAGCAAGGTATTTTTTATTCTGTAAAAAAAGGAGATACATTTGAAGCTTTATCAAAAAGATTTGAGGTAGATGTAACAACAATAAAAGAGGACAATAATATCGATAGACTTTTAATAGGTGCAAAAATCTTTTTAAGAGAACCAAAAGTTTCAAGATATTTAAATAGCTTTAAGCAGCAATATGTTAAACAAAATCCGATGGGAAGCTTTGCTAATCCTTTAGTTGCAATGAGTCTAACAAGTAGTTTTGGTTCAAGGAAACATCCAGTTTTAAAGCAAGTATTGAATCATGCCGGAATAGATTTAAGAGCAAAAACAGGAACAAAGGTTGTTTCAGCAAGAGATGGTGTTGTGAGTTTTGCAGGAAGAGCTAGTGGTTATGGAAAACTAATAATAATAAAACATTCAGATGGTTACGAAACAAGATATGCACATTTAAGCAAAATTGACGTTCAAAAAGGGCAGAAAGTTTCTCAGAATCAGCATATAGCTTTAAGTGGAGCAACAGGAAGAGTTAGTGGACCACATTTACATTTTGAAATAAGAAAAAATGGAAAAATAGAGAATCCATTAACATATTTAAAATTTTAA
- a CDS encoding iron ABC transporter permease — MQYKNRVIIIVSSFILLFLICVSLLIGNYKIEVLKAINLILGNGDRNSLDYKVLWTLRFPRIIMAIIIGMLLGSSGAITQTLFRNPMADPYIIGISASGTFGAVIAFLLGLPESYFGIFGSIFSFITSLIIFKLSNGKRGGVELSTLLIIGIALSALLRAMISLAMYLVGEDSFRVVLWTMGYLGGGDWKKIGILLFPLIFSLIYFYLNRYNLDIILLSDEEAHSLGIDIKKFKYKVLMISTFMVGFSVAFSGMIGFVGLIIPHLVRIIFGSSNIKLVPLSMFYGGIFLLLCDTVSRGLSSTMEIPIGIVTAIFGAPFFIYLAFKSRKGV, encoded by the coding sequence ATGCAATATAAAAATAGAGTTATAATTATCGTTTCGAGTTTTATTTTATTATTTTTAATATGTGTTTCTCTTTTAATAGGAAATTATAAAATTGAAGTTTTAAAAGCTATAAATCTTATTTTGGGAAATGGGGATAGAAACTCTTTAGATTACAAAGTTTTATGGACCTTAAGGTTTCCAAGAATTATTATGGCTATAATAATAGGTATGCTTTTAGGAAGTAGTGGTGCTATTACTCAAACACTTTTTAGAAATCCTATGGCAGATCCATATATAATAGGAATATCAGCAAGTGGAACTTTTGGAGCAGTAATAGCCTTTTTATTAGGATTACCAGAAAGTTATTTTGGTATTTTTGGATCTATTTTTTCTTTTATAACCTCTTTGATAATTTTTAAACTTTCAAATGGAAAAAGAGGAGGTGTTGAATTATCAACTCTCTTGATAATAGGTATAGCACTTTCAGCACTTTTAAGAGCTATGATTTCTTTAGCAATGTATTTAGTTGGAGAGGATAGTTTCAGAGTTGTTTTGTGGACTATGGGATATTTAGGCGGAGGGGACTGGAAAAAAATAGGAATACTTTTATTTCCTTTGATATTTTCATTAATATATTTCTATTTAAATCGATATAACTTAGATATTATTTTACTTTCAGATGAAGAAGCACATAGCTTAGGTATTGATATAAAAAAATTTAAATATAAAGTTTTGATGATTTCAACATTTATGGTTGGCTTTTCAGTAGCTTTTTCAGGAATGATAGGATTTGTAGGTTTAATAATTCCTCATTTAGTGAGAATCATATTTGGAAGTAGTAATATAAAATTAGTTCCACTCTCAATGTTTTATGGAGGAATATTTTTATTGTTATGTGATACAGTTTCGAGAGGATTATCTTCAACAATGGAGATACCAATAGGTATAGTGACAGCAATATTTGGGGCACCATTTTTTATATACTTAGCATTTAAAAGTAGAAAAGGAGTTTAA
- a CDS encoding ABC transporter ATP-binding protein, whose product MKSLELKKISYSYGKKEILKDIDYKFFEGELVGILGANGSGKSTLLKIIMGFLNRVSGDILLNKKSTDEYSRREFARKVAFITQSSNQDVNFTVLETLKLGRVPHIKNFFKGLDLKDESLVQEIVDLLKLEDFLERDIKTLSGGEFQRVLLGRAFIQEGEVLLLDEPTSALDINYSLEFLELLKDRVIQKKLIGIIVIHDINLASIFCDKIIFIKDGEISFEGKPKDVIKSKILEEVYNFKPVILEADNEIYVLPKRRIR is encoded by the coding sequence ATGAAGAGTTTAGAATTGAAAAAAATAAGCTATTCCTATGGTAAAAAAGAGATATTAAAAGATATAGATTATAAATTTTTTGAGGGTGAATTAGTTGGAATTTTAGGAGCGAATGGTTCTGGAAAAAGTACTTTATTAAAAATTATTATGGGATTTTTGAATAGAGTTAGTGGAGATATACTCTTAAATAAAAAAAGTACAGATGAGTATTCAAGAAGAGAGTTCGCAAGAAAAGTAGCTTTTATTACACAAAGTTCAAATCAAGATGTCAATTTCACAGTTTTAGAAACTTTAAAATTAGGAAGAGTACCACATATAAAAAATTTTTTTAAAGGATTAGATTTAAAAGATGAAAGTTTAGTTCAAGAGATAGTTGATCTTCTAAAATTAGAAGACTTTTTAGAGCGAGATATAAAAACATTGAGTGGAGGAGAGTTTCAAAGAGTTTTGTTAGGAAGAGCTTTTATTCAGGAGGGTGAGGTTTTGCTTTTAGATGAACCTACTTCAGCTTTAGACATAAATTACTCATTAGAATTTTTAGAACTTTTAAAAGATAGAGTAATACAGAAAAAGTTGATTGGAATAATAGTAATACACGATATAAATTTAGCATCTATATTTTGTGATAAGATAATTTTTATAAAAGATGGAGAGATATCTTTTGAAGGAAAGCCAAAAGATGTTATAAAGTCAAAAATTTTAGAAGAGGTTTATAACTTTAAACCTGTTATATTAGAAGCAGATAATGAAATCTATGTTTTACCAAAAAGGAGAATAAGATGA
- a CDS encoding ABC transporter substrate-binding protein: MKKFLFLFTVCWLKVFSLEIVGDWVVSDKGERVKLKEYNRILVYNFGAVEILYKINAEDKIVGVGNHNKKIWPEEKTKHLALAGPISKPSVETILSFNPDLVIFNVMGEVKGELDKFDIPSITFINKNLDDILHNISILGKLTAREEESRKLIFELEEKKSYIKKNLKLDGKALVLYSNSPPTSFDKKSLPVEILEILGLEVIQPKLGKKAIISSEYILNENPDYIIGTRSIKNIDGIVKSIPLIEETKAFKNKDIYVIDSTEILRASHRVFDEIEKIYNELKK; the protein is encoded by the coding sequence ATGAAAAAATTTTTATTTTTATTTACTGTGTGTTGGTTAAAAGTATTTTCTTTAGAGATTGTTGGAGATTGGGTTGTTAGCGATAAGGGAGAGCGAGTAAAATTAAAAGAATACAATCGGATCTTAGTATATAACTTTGGTGCAGTAGAGATTTTATATAAAATAAATGCTGAGGATAAAATTGTAGGAGTTGGAAATCATAATAAAAAAATATGGCCAGAAGAAAAGACAAAGCATTTAGCTTTAGCGGGACCTATTTCAAAACCATCAGTAGAAACAATCTTATCTTTTAATCCAGATTTGGTAATTTTTAATGTAATGGGAGAGGTAAAAGGTGAGCTCGATAAATTTGATATTCCATCTATAACATTTATAAATAAAAATTTAGATGATATATTGCATAATATATCTATTTTAGGAAAGCTTACAGCAAGAGAAGAGGAAAGTAGAAAGCTTATTTTTGAGCTAGAAGAAAAAAAGAGCTATATAAAAAAAAATTTAAAACTAGATGGAAAAGCTTTAGTTTTATATTCTAACTCACCACCAACATCTTTTGATAAAAAATCATTGCCAGTAGAAATTTTAGAGATATTAGGATTAGAGGTTATTCAGCCAAAATTAGGAAAAAAAGCGATAATATCTTCAGAATATATTTTAAATGAAAATCCAGATTATATAATAGGAACAAGAAGTATTAAAAATATAGATGGCATTGTAAAATCTATTCCACTTATAGAGGAAACGAAAGCATTTAAAAATAAAGATATATATGTAATAGACTCAACCGAGATTTTAAGGGCATCACATAGAGTTTTTGATGAAATAGAAAAAATTTATAATGAACTAAAAAAATAA
- a CDS encoding MotA/TolQ/ExbB proton channel family protein, with protein MLFDLKAGGPILYILLFLSTISLGIILERTICFIKNKTSVDLMFKKEIKELLLDKKYDEAIEFSKKEKGVVGKTLTKFLTRYCLTEDYKDSDELLREIELEEMDILEKNTYILGIIAYTAPMIGLLGTVTGMISAFGKIAVTGTGDPNAIAGGISQALLTTAGGLIIAIPSIIAYNIFNKKIEKMSLEVEKIATFIVNIVKR; from the coding sequence ATGTTATTTGATTTAAAAGCTGGGGGGCCTATTTTATATATTTTATTATTTTTATCAACGATTTCACTTGGAATTATACTAGAGAGAACAATATGTTTTATAAAAAATAAAACATCGGTAGATTTGATGTTTAAAAAAGAGATAAAAGAACTTTTATTAGATAAAAAATATGATGAAGCTATAGAGTTTTCAAAAAAAGAGAAAGGTGTAGTTGGAAAAACTTTAACTAAATTTTTAACTCGTTATTGCCTAACGGAAGATTATAAAGATAGTGATGAGTTGCTGAGAGAGATAGAACTTGAAGAGATGGATATTTTAGAAAAAAATACATATATTTTAGGAATAATAGCTTATACCGCACCAATGATTGGTTTGTTAGGAACTGTAACAGGAATGATTTCGGCTTTTGGAAAAATTGCTGTAACAGGAACTGGAGATCCTAATGCAATTGCAGGCGGAATTTCACAGGCTTTATTGACAACAGCGGGTGGGTTAATTATAGCTATCCCATCAATAATAGCTTATAATATTTTTAATAAAAAGATAGAAAAAATGAGTTTAGAAGTAGAAAAAATAGCAACATTTATAGTAAATATTGTAAAGAGGTAA
- a CDS encoding biopolymer transporter ExbD, with translation MKRRTKKRSLATPDLTPLIDVVFLLLIFFMLVTTFDKYSGFKLELPKSGAISESSNLEYELIIDKDEKYYISVDKISTEIMLENLSEKLKNVKEITISADKDLRYEVVVKAIAKLKDIGIDKVELNFNE, from the coding sequence ATGAAGAGAAGAACGAAGAAAAGAAGTTTAGCTACTCCAGATTTGACACCTCTAATAGATGTAGTATTTTTATTGTTGATATTTTTTATGCTAGTTACAACTTTTGATAAATATAGTGGATTTAAATTGGAGCTTCCAAAATCTGGAGCTATATCAGAGAGTTCAAATTTAGAGTATGAATTAATTATAGATAAAGATGAAAAATATTATATTTCAGTAGATAAAATTTCAACTGAAATAATGTTAGAGAATCTATCTGAGAAACTTAAGAATGTAAAAGAGATAACAATTAGTGCAGATAAAGATTTAAGATATGAAGTTGTAGTTAAAGCTATTGCTAAATTAAAAGATATAGGAATAGATAAAGTGGAGCTGAATTTTAATGAATAA